The Alosa sapidissima isolate fAloSap1 chromosome 5, fAloSap1.pri, whole genome shotgun sequence genome has a window encoding:
- the gabra1 gene encoding gamma-aminobutyric acid receptor subunit alpha-1 isoform X1, with translation MSTLDGTPVLAGMMFAQHRTHYLCIWACLLVANVFGGKSSGTNGVTDEQKDNTTVFTRILDSLLDGYDNRLRPGLGERVTEVKTDIFVTSIGPVSDHDMEYTIDVFFRQSWKDERLKFKGPMAVLRLNNLMASKIWTPDTFFHNGKKSVAHNMTMPNKLLRITEEGTLLYTMRLTVRAECPMHLEDFPMDAHACPLKFGSYAYTRSEVVYVWTRGAMQSVVVAEDGSRLNQYDLMGQTVDSGVVQSSTGEYVVMTTHFHLKRKIGYFVIQTYLPCIMTVILSQVSFWLNRESVPARTVFGVTTVLTMTTLSISARNSLPKVAYATAMDWFIAVCYAFVFSALIEFATVNYFTKRGYAWDGKSVVPEKQKKKKESLLQKNNTSYAAATATAFAPNIARDPGLATIAKSAPPPPTEPKEEPKPKPPEAKKTFNSVSKIDRIARIAFPLLFGTFNLVYWATYLNKKPKLQGMQPH, from the exons ATGTCGACTTTGGATG GGACACCTGTGCTTGCTGGAATGATGTTCGCCCAGCATCGAACCCACTACTTGTGTATATGGGCCTGCTTACTTGTGGCAAACGTGTTCGGAGGGAAAAG cTCGGGAACGAATGGTGTTACAGATGAACAGAAGGACAACACCACAGTGTTCACGAGGATCCTGGACAGCCTTCTGGACGGATACGACAACCGTCTAAGGCCAGGGCTCGGAG AGCGTGTAACCGAAGTCAAGACTGACATTTTCGTGACGAgtatcgggcctgtctctgacCACGACATG GAGTACACCATTGATGTGTTTTTCCGACAAAGCTGGAAGGATGAGAGGCTAAAGTTCAAGGGGCCCATGGCTGTGCTCCGTCTCAACAACCTGATGGCCAGCAAAATCTGGACACCAGACACGTTCTTTCACAACGGAAAGAAGTCTGTTGCTCACAATATGACCATGCCCAACAAGCTCCTTCGAATTACAGAGGAGGGCACACTGCTTTACACAATGAG GCTGACGGTCAGGGCAGAGTGTCCCATGCACCTTGAGGACTTTCCCATGGACGCCCACGCCTGCCCACTCAAGTTTGGCAGCT ACGCCTACACCCGCTCAGAGGTGGTGTACGTGTGGACGAGAGGAGCAATGCAGTCCGTGGTGGTGGCCGAAGACGGATCCCGACTCAATCAATATGACTTGATGGGACAGACGGTTGACTCCGGGGTGGTTCAGTCCAGTACTG GAGAGTACGTTGTCATGACGACACACTTCCATTTGAAGAGGAAGATCGGCTACTTTGTCATTCAGACCTACTTGCCGTGCATCATGACAGTCATCCTGTCCCAGGTGTCCTTCTGGCTCAATCGGGAGTCCGTGCCTGCCAGGACTGTGTTTG gagtGACCACTGTACTCACCATGACCACCCTCAGTATCAGCGCTAGGAACTCCCTCCCCAAAGTGGCCTACGCCACGGCCATGGATTGGTTCATCGCTGTGTGCTACGCCTTTGTGTTCTCGGCACTCATCGAGTTCGCCACTGTCAACTACTTCACAAAGAGAGGCTATGCTTGGGACGGAAAAAGCGTGGTGCCAGAGAAG caaaagaagaaaaaggagTCCCTCCTGCAGAAGAACAACACGTCGTATGCCGCGGCCACCGCCACAGCCTTCGCCCCGAACATTGCCAGGGACCCGGGCCTGGCCACCATCGCCAAGAGCGCCCCTCCGCCGCCCACCGAGCCCAAGGAGGAGCCCAAGCCCAAGCCGCCAGAGGCCAAGAAGACCTTCAACAGCGTCAGCAAGATCGACAGGATCGCTAGAATAGCCTTCCCCTTGCTCTTCGGAACCTTCAACCTGGTCTACTGGGCAACGTACTTGAACAAGAAGCCCAAATTACAGGGCATGCAACCTCACTAA
- the gabra1 gene encoding gamma-aminobutyric acid receptor subunit alpha-1 isoform X2: MMFAQHRTHYLCIWACLLVANVFGGKSSGTNGVTDEQKDNTTVFTRILDSLLDGYDNRLRPGLGERVTEVKTDIFVTSIGPVSDHDMEYTIDVFFRQSWKDERLKFKGPMAVLRLNNLMASKIWTPDTFFHNGKKSVAHNMTMPNKLLRITEEGTLLYTMRLTVRAECPMHLEDFPMDAHACPLKFGSYAYTRSEVVYVWTRGAMQSVVVAEDGSRLNQYDLMGQTVDSGVVQSSTGEYVVMTTHFHLKRKIGYFVIQTYLPCIMTVILSQVSFWLNRESVPARTVFGVTTVLTMTTLSISARNSLPKVAYATAMDWFIAVCYAFVFSALIEFATVNYFTKRGYAWDGKSVVPEKQKKKKESLLQKNNTSYAAATATAFAPNIARDPGLATIAKSAPPPPTEPKEEPKPKPPEAKKTFNSVSKIDRIARIAFPLLFGTFNLVYWATYLNKKPKLQGMQPH; encoded by the exons ATGATGTTCGCCCAGCATCGAACCCACTACTTGTGTATATGGGCCTGCTTACTTGTGGCAAACGTGTTCGGAGGGAAAAG cTCGGGAACGAATGGTGTTACAGATGAACAGAAGGACAACACCACAGTGTTCACGAGGATCCTGGACAGCCTTCTGGACGGATACGACAACCGTCTAAGGCCAGGGCTCGGAG AGCGTGTAACCGAAGTCAAGACTGACATTTTCGTGACGAgtatcgggcctgtctctgacCACGACATG GAGTACACCATTGATGTGTTTTTCCGACAAAGCTGGAAGGATGAGAGGCTAAAGTTCAAGGGGCCCATGGCTGTGCTCCGTCTCAACAACCTGATGGCCAGCAAAATCTGGACACCAGACACGTTCTTTCACAACGGAAAGAAGTCTGTTGCTCACAATATGACCATGCCCAACAAGCTCCTTCGAATTACAGAGGAGGGCACACTGCTTTACACAATGAG GCTGACGGTCAGGGCAGAGTGTCCCATGCACCTTGAGGACTTTCCCATGGACGCCCACGCCTGCCCACTCAAGTTTGGCAGCT ACGCCTACACCCGCTCAGAGGTGGTGTACGTGTGGACGAGAGGAGCAATGCAGTCCGTGGTGGTGGCCGAAGACGGATCCCGACTCAATCAATATGACTTGATGGGACAGACGGTTGACTCCGGGGTGGTTCAGTCCAGTACTG GAGAGTACGTTGTCATGACGACACACTTCCATTTGAAGAGGAAGATCGGCTACTTTGTCATTCAGACCTACTTGCCGTGCATCATGACAGTCATCCTGTCCCAGGTGTCCTTCTGGCTCAATCGGGAGTCCGTGCCTGCCAGGACTGTGTTTG gagtGACCACTGTACTCACCATGACCACCCTCAGTATCAGCGCTAGGAACTCCCTCCCCAAAGTGGCCTACGCCACGGCCATGGATTGGTTCATCGCTGTGTGCTACGCCTTTGTGTTCTCGGCACTCATCGAGTTCGCCACTGTCAACTACTTCACAAAGAGAGGCTATGCTTGGGACGGAAAAAGCGTGGTGCCAGAGAAG caaaagaagaaaaaggagTCCCTCCTGCAGAAGAACAACACGTCGTATGCCGCGGCCACCGCCACAGCCTTCGCCCCGAACATTGCCAGGGACCCGGGCCTGGCCACCATCGCCAAGAGCGCCCCTCCGCCGCCCACCGAGCCCAAGGAGGAGCCCAAGCCCAAGCCGCCAGAGGCCAAGAAGACCTTCAACAGCGTCAGCAAGATCGACAGGATCGCTAGAATAGCCTTCCCCTTGCTCTTCGGAACCTTCAACCTGGTCTACTGGGCAACGTACTTGAACAAGAAGCCCAAATTACAGGGCATGCAACCTCACTAA